In Sorghum bicolor cultivar BTx623 chromosome 8, Sorghum_bicolor_NCBIv3, whole genome shotgun sequence, one genomic interval encodes:
- the LOC8071438 gene encoding probable inactive leucine-rich repeat receptor kinase XIAO gives MIARLLHLRGAAAIIFVLILSMTLSSSFAHGCSASECEALISFKKNYKDPNGLLSSWRGEDCCGWKGVRCNNQTGHIIKLDLHGPEDFMEAENNLRGQIIMNSSIIAALPHLRYLDLSFNYFSYSTSEPLSFLGALNNLRYLNLSNAGFSGSIPGQLGNLSRLQHLDLSSIDLQYASDLTWLPHLSSLKTLYMSGWNLSCASDWVSKVNMLPDLKTLDLSWCSLSSETSRLSHSNVTHLEILDLSNNAFINSFLQHSWFWDVTSIRELYLSSCGWSGLIPGALGNMSSLEVLYIDGNSISGMVPTALEKLCSLHLLNLEYNIISADIIGRLPQCSWSKLRELHLHGANLTGQLPAWIGNLTSLTFLDLSSNMLIGSIPSGIENMRSLSYLDLSMNMLVGSIPSGIVNMRSLSYLELSTNMLVGYVPFGIGNMRSLSYLDLSHNMLDGSIPSGIGNMRSLSHLDLSCNMLHGDVPSGIGTLSNLTDLILSSNNFSSVLSKEHFASLMNLEYLEIENTSLKLDFGEDWVPPFKLIYAIFGSCDMGPQFPTWLRWQTSIDVLDISNTKINDVLPHWFWVAFPNASMLKLSGNKLSGTLPPNLELPLVEIIYLSGNSLSGQLPANLTAPHLSSLDLCNNHFTGTIPPYLCNGFSEINLSNNQLTGGFPHCQSNESSFYLSMLDLRNNNLSGEFPRFLQYAPNLILLDLSYNRFSGSVPIWVAEKMPSLEVLILRSNMFCGHLPRQLSRIVGLHYLDVAQNNISGIIPSSLARLRAMADPHETDDDHLPDSFGIHNRDIISAFIKNRELNYTHEFTKHTVLIDLSSNGFIGQIPKELTLLKGLRSLNLSNNQLSGPIPDDVGSLRKLESLDLSYNYFSGNIPSSLSDLTFLSCLNLSYNHLSGTIPSGQQLQTLNDRYMYIGNPGLCGPPLLRNCSMNVTNPRSKNVTNPTVSQQHEGGKSSFYISMSMGFIMGLWIVFCTMLFMKTWRIAYFQLLDQLYDKLHVQLAINKAAILRKFGSKEI, from the coding sequence ATGATTGCTCGGCTACTCCATCTTCGAGGAGCTGCTGCAATAATCTTCGTCTTGATCCTTTCCATGACACTGTCTTCGTCTTTTGCTCATGGCTGTTCTGCAAGCGAGTGCGaggcactcatctccttcaagaAAAACTACAAAGACCCTAACGGGCTCCTCTCGTCATGGCGAGGCGAGGACTGCTGCGGGTGGAAGGGAGTCCGGTGCAACAACCAAACTGGCCATATCATCAAGCTTGACCTCCATGGCCCTGAGGACTTCATGGAAGCAGAGAACAACTTGAGAGGTCAGATAATAATGAACTCCTCCATTATTGCCGCCTTACCACATCTGAGATACTTGGATCTTAGCTTCAACTACTTCAGTTATAGCACAAGCGAACCTTTGTCATTTTTGGGTGCCCTCAACAACCTAAGGTATCTCAACCTCTCCAATGCTGGTTTTTCTGGGAGTATACCTGGGCAGCTTGGTAACCTTTCTCGCTTGCAGCACCTTGATCTTAGCAGCATTGATCTTCAGTACGCATCAGATCTTACATGGTTGCCACACCTATCTTCACTAAAGACCCTCTATATGAGCGGATGGAACCTCAGCTGCGCAAGCGATTGGGTGAGCAAGGTTAATATGCTGCCTGATCTGAAAACCCTCGACCTGTCTTGGTGTTCCCTTAGCAGCGAAACCTCTCGTCTTTCCCATTCTAACGTCACACATCTTGAGATCCTTGATTTATCAAACAATGCATTTATTAACTCATTCCTCCAACACAGCTGGTTTTGGGATGTCACTTCCATCAGGGAGCTTTATCTCTCTTCTTGTGGATGGTCTGGGCTCATACCTGGTGCATTAGGAAACATGTCCTCCCTTGAGGTCTTATATATAGATGGTAATTCCATATCAGGTATGGTTCCAACGGCCTTGGAAAAATTATGCAGTTTGCATTTACTCAATTTGGAATACAATATTATCAGTGCAGACATAATAGGGAGATTACCACAGTGTTCATGGAGCAAGTTGCGTGAGCTACACTTGCATGGTGCAAATTTGACAGGGCAGTTGCCGGCTTGGATAGGAAATCTGACTAGTCTCACCTTCCTTGACCTCTCATCGAACATGTTGATTGGTTCTATACCATCTGGGATAGAAAACATGAGGAGTCTAAGTTACCTTGACCTCTCAATGAACATGTTGGTTGGTTCTATACCATCTGGGATAGTAAACATGAGGAGTCTAAGTTACCTTGAACTCTCAACGAACATGTTGGTTGGTTATGTGCCTTTTGGAATAGGAAACATGAGGAGTCTAAGTTATCTTGACCTCTCTCATAACATGTTGGATGGTTCTATACCATCTGGGATAGGAAATATGAGGAGTTTGAGTCACCTTGACCTCTCTTGCAACATGCTGCATGGTGATGTACCTAGTGGGATTGGAACACTTAGTAATTTAACTGACTTGATCCTTTCCAGCAATAACTTCAGCAGTGTGCTTTCAAAAGAACATTTTGCTAGTCTCATGAACCTTGAGTATCTGGAAATTGAAAACACATCCCTCAAATTGGATTTTGGTGAAGATTGGGTTCCTCCGTTTAAATTAATATATGCAATTTTTGGGTCGTGTGACATGGGTCCTCAGTTTCCTACCTGGTTGAGATGGCAAACGAGCATAGATGTGCTTGATATCTCAAACACAAAGATAAATGATGTTTTGCCACACTGGTTCTGGGTTGCATTTCCTAACGCTTCCATGTTGAAGTTGTCAGGAAATAAACTCAGTGGTACTTTACCACCAAATTTGGAGCTGCCGCTCGTAGAAATCATCTATCTCTCTGGAAATTCTTTATCGGGGCAGCTACCAGCAAATCTCACTGCTCCTCACCTAAGTAGTTTGGATCTCTGCAACAATCATTTCACAGGCACCATCCCACCATACTTGTGTAATGGTTTCTCGGAAATAAACCTATCGAACAATCAATTAACAGGGGGTTTTCCACATTGTCAAAGTAACGAGTCTTCATTTTATTTATCTATGCTAGACTTGAGAAACAACAATCTGTCTGGTGAATTCCCTCGCTTCCTTCAATATGCTCCAAATTTAATCCTTCTTGACCTTTCGTATAATAGGTTCTCTGGAAGTGTGCCAATATGGGTAGCAGAGAAAATGCCCAGCTTAGAGGTTCTGATCCTAAGGTCGAATATGTTTTGTGGTCACCTTCCTAGGCAGTTATCAAGGATAGTTGGACTTCATTACCTGGACGTAGCACAGAACAACATATCAGGAATTATACCTTCATCCTTAGCAAGGTTGAGAGCCATGGCAGATCCACATGAAACAGATGATGACCATTTGCCAGATTCATTTGGTATTCACAATAGAGACATCATATCAGCATTCATAAAAAATCGAGAGCTTAACTATACCCATGAATTCACAAAACATACTGTGTTGATAGATTTATCAAGTAATGGTTTCATTGGACAGATTCCGAAGGAATTAACTTTACTCAAGGGACTTCGGAGTTTGAATCTATCCAACAACCAGTTAAGTGGACCGATTCCAGATGATGTTGGTTCTTTAAGGAAACTAGAATCCCTTGACCTATCTTACAATTATTTCAGTGGCAACATACCATCAAGTTTATCAGATCTAACATTCTTGAGCTGCCTCAACTTGTCGTACAACCATTTATCAGGAACAATCCCCTCAGGACAACAGCTGCAAACACTCAACGATCGGTATATGTACATTGGCAATCCCGGACTTTGTGGGCCTCCTCTTCTGAGGAATTGCTCAATGAATGTAACAAATCCACGTTCAAAAAATGTAACGAATCCAACTGTTAGTCAACAACATGAAGGTGGCAAGTCATCTTTTTACATCAGCATGAGCATGGGATTTATAATGGGTCTTTGGATTGTATTTTGTACCATGTTGTTCATGAAGACATGGAGGATTGCTTACTTTCAGCTTTTGGATCAGTTATATGACAAGCTTCATGTGCAACTTGCTATCAACAAGGCTGCCATTCTGAGGAAATTTGGAAGCAAAGAGATTTGA
- the LOC8071439 gene encoding uncharacterized protein LOC8071439 isoform X2 translates to MAPLSWRHHTLLQALLHRGPLSERDFHAVFAGVSGKDPATHQQLFNDTLLKINKDLAYLQFELRACINQYDGMVYYGVVNNIVDEESKLGTKYSVPQIAFYKGLLEAIVQEAGTDGSITSIDALNVRLENQIVIVDGSEDSQSRVPSSIKNFSLSQKENTLDELIRDRWLSYTSTGKIGLGTRSFLDLRSWFRGNDIPSCVVCNEACIKASSCLNEGCNVRIHEYCLKKKFSQRKASRACSSCGTEWPCQDGEADGDDDVNEPGEDQVSSANRSSRKKRKRVKAELVEENNNAGPSMEVPRRILRSAKAEAVEAAQEASSAGASQPDRGSKRRKK, encoded by the exons ATGGCGCCGCTGTCGTGGCGGCACCACACCCTGCTGCAGGCGCTGCTCCACCGCGGCCCGCTCTCCGAGCGCGACTTCCACGCCGTCTTCGCCGGCGTCTCTGGCAAGGACCCCG CCACTCATCAACAACTGTTCAATGATACACTTCTCAAGATCAATAAGGACCTCGCCTATTTGCAGTTCGAGTTGCGGGCATGCATAAACCAATATGATGGAATGGTTTATTACGGAGTTGTTAATAACATTGTTGATGAAGAATCTAAGCTCGGAACAAAGTATTCTGTGCCCCAGATTGCATTCTACAAGGGACTG TTAGAAGCAATAGTTCAGGAAGCTGGAACTGATGGGAGCATAACCAGTATTGACGCTCTCAATGTCCGGCTTGAAAACCAG ATTGTAATTGTAGACGGTTCAGAGGACAGCCAATCTCGCGTTCCTAGTTCCATAAAGAACTTCTCACTGAGCCAGAAAGAGAATACTCTTGATGAACTGATACGGGATCGTTGGTTGTCATACACCTCCACAGGCAAGATTGGTCTGGGCACCAGATCATTTCTTGATCTCCGAAGCTGGTTCCGTGGTAATGATATCCCATCTTGTGTTGTCTGCAACGAAGCTTGTATAAAG GCATCAAGTTGTTTAAATGAGGGATGCAATGTTAGAATTCATGAGTACTGCTTAAAGAAGAAATTTTCACAAAGAAAG GCTTCAAGAGCTTGTTCTAGTTGTGGTACTGAATGGCCCTGTCAGGACGGTGAagctgatggtgatgatgatgtaaATGAACCTGGGGAAGATCAAGTCTCATCAGCCAATCGTTCCTCGAGGAAGAAGCGCAAGAGAGTCAAAGCTGAACTGGTGGAAGAAAATAACAATGCAGGCCCATCAATGGAGGTGCCTAGGAGGATCTTGAGAAGTGCTAAAGCCGAAGCAGTCGAGGCTGCTCAAGAGGCGTCTTCTGCTGGAGCTTCGCAGCCAGACAGGGGTTCCAAAAGAAGGAAGAAGTAG
- the LOC8071439 gene encoding non-structural maintenance of chromosomes element 1 homolog isoform X3, with product MAPLSWRQRHHTLLQALLSRAPLAEPDFHMLFAAVSDRDPATHQQLFNDTLLKINKDLAYLQFELRACINQYDGMVYYGVVNNIVDEESKLGTKYSVPQIAFYKGLIVIVDGSEDSQSRVPSSIKNFSLSQKENTLDELIRDRWLSYTSTGKIGLGTRSFLDLRSWFRGNDIPSCVVCNEACIKASSCLNEGCNVRIHEYCLKKKFSQRKASRACSSCGTEWPCQDGEADGDDDVNEPGEDQVSSANRSSRKKRKRVKAELVEENNNAGPSMEVPRRILRSAKAEAVEAAQEASSAGASQPDRGSKRRKK from the exons ATGGCGCCTCTCTCGTGGCGGCAGCGGCATCACACACTGCTGCAGGCGCTGCTCTCCCGGGCCCCCCTTGCGGAGCCTGACTTCCACATGCTGTTCGCCGCTGTCTCCGACAGGGACCCCG CCACTCATCAACAACTGTTCAATGATACACTTCTCAAGATCAATAAGGACCTCGCCTATTTGCAGTTCGAGTTGCGGGCATGCATAAACCAATATGATGGAATGGTTTATTACGGAGTTGTTAATAACATTGTTGATGAAGAATCTAAGCTCGGAACAAAGTATTCTGTGCCCCAGATTGCATTCTACAAGGGACTG ATTGTAATTGTAGACGGTTCAGAGGACAGCCAATCTCGCGTTCCTAGTTCCATAAAGAACTTCTCACTGAGCCAGAAAGAGAATACTCTTGATGAACTGATACGGGATCGTTGGTTGTCATACACCTCCACAGGCAAGATTGGTCTGGGCACCAGATCATTTCTTGATCTCCGAAGCTGGTTCCGTGGTAATGATATCCCATCTTGTGTTGTCTGCAACGAAGCTTGTATAAAG GCATCAAGTTGTTTAAATGAGGGATGCAATGTTAGAATTCATGAGTACTGCTTAAAGAAGAAATTTTCACAAAGAAAG GCTTCAAGAGCTTGTTCTAGTTGTGGTACTGAATGGCCCTGTCAGGACGGTGAagctgatggtgatgatgatgtaaATGAACCTGGGGAAGATCAAGTCTCATCAGCCAATCGTTCCTCGAGGAAGAAGCGCAAGAGAGTCAAAGCTGAACTGGTGGAAGAAAATAACAATGCAGGCCCATCAATGGAGGTGCCTAGGAGGATCTTGAGAAGTGCTAAAGCCGAAGCAGTCGAGGCTGCTCAAGAGGCGTCTTCTGCTGGAGCTTCGCAGCCAGACAGGGGTTCCAAAAGAAGGAAGAAGTAG
- the LOC8071439 gene encoding uncharacterized protein LOC8071439 isoform X1: MAPLSWRQRHHTLLQALLSRAPLAEPDFHMLFAAVSDRDPATHQQLFNDTLLKINKDLAYLQFELRACINQYDGMVYYGVVNNIVDEESKLGTKYSVPQIAFYKGLLEAIVQEAGTDGSITSIDALNVRLENQIVIVDGSEDSQSRVPSSIKNFSLSQKENTLDELIRDRWLSYTSTGKIGLGTRSFLDLRSWFRGNDIPSCVVCNEACIKASSCLNEGCNVRIHEYCLKKKFSQRKASRACSSCGTEWPCQDGEADGDDDVNEPGEDQVSSANRSSRKKRKRVKAELVEENNNAGPSMEVPRRILRSAKAEAVEAAQEASSAGASQPDRGSKRRKK, encoded by the exons ATGGCGCCTCTCTCGTGGCGGCAGCGGCATCACACACTGCTGCAGGCGCTGCTCTCCCGGGCCCCCCTTGCGGAGCCTGACTTCCACATGCTGTTCGCCGCTGTCTCCGACAGGGACCCCG CCACTCATCAACAACTGTTCAATGATACACTTCTCAAGATCAATAAGGACCTCGCCTATTTGCAGTTCGAGTTGCGGGCATGCATAAACCAATATGATGGAATGGTTTATTACGGAGTTGTTAATAACATTGTTGATGAAGAATCTAAGCTCGGAACAAAGTATTCTGTGCCCCAGATTGCATTCTACAAGGGACTG TTAGAAGCAATAGTTCAGGAAGCTGGAACTGATGGGAGCATAACCAGTATTGACGCTCTCAATGTCCGGCTTGAAAACCAG ATTGTAATTGTAGACGGTTCAGAGGACAGCCAATCTCGCGTTCCTAGTTCCATAAAGAACTTCTCACTGAGCCAGAAAGAGAATACTCTTGATGAACTGATACGGGATCGTTGGTTGTCATACACCTCCACAGGCAAGATTGGTCTGGGCACCAGATCATTTCTTGATCTCCGAAGCTGGTTCCGTGGTAATGATATCCCATCTTGTGTTGTCTGCAACGAAGCTTGTATAAAG GCATCAAGTTGTTTAAATGAGGGATGCAATGTTAGAATTCATGAGTACTGCTTAAAGAAGAAATTTTCACAAAGAAAG GCTTCAAGAGCTTGTTCTAGTTGTGGTACTGAATGGCCCTGTCAGGACGGTGAagctgatggtgatgatgatgtaaATGAACCTGGGGAAGATCAAGTCTCATCAGCCAATCGTTCCTCGAGGAAGAAGCGCAAGAGAGTCAAAGCTGAACTGGTGGAAGAAAATAACAATGCAGGCCCATCAATGGAGGTGCCTAGGAGGATCTTGAGAAGTGCTAAAGCCGAAGCAGTCGAGGCTGCTCAAGAGGCGTCTTCTGCTGGAGCTTCGCAGCCAGACAGGGGTTCCAAAAGAAGGAAGAAGTAG
- the LOC8070377 gene encoding actin cytoskeleton-regulatory complex protein PAN1 isoform X2, whose protein sequence is MAAAKAGVDLETRDGGSGGGGGGSFSEERLVDKLNKLNNTAASIQTLSQWCIFHRKRARRVVDTWEKQFSSATEDKKISFLFLSNDILQNSKRKGGDYVHEFWRVLPRSLKHVYKNGGEEGMKLVARLIGIWDERKVFGTRIESLKDNIFGDNPPIFNNNGNKNNSNPSSKPLNSKVARKDSSTVLKKLTVGGMPEKIVTAYQAVLDQHFDEDTALNKCKSTVSVLEKIKKNIDDASTKGDQPASTMISDLQEQETILKQCISQLESVDVARISLLNQLKEALIEQESKSEILRIQLQVARAEAEHAIQLRQRFGGAVVANGTGSSSSLLMITPTEQTAVGDEPKRTAAAMADKLASLSAPVQVLSSIFSSFVAEHGASLSSMNSESPSGELSGGPPGFKIEKRPRLENTAHGSDMGAPPFPVQVPQMQQQIGAVPTQLPAQINQAPGPFAPPPPPFLPPLLQQFGQSTGGMMGMGPFGMMAGSMPPPPPVSNIMPTGFPGPSGPPPPPPLPPAQNQAQQQSPQAPQQSPTSAGFFQSSAGMGFFPPVQVQQSPSAQRQ, encoded by the exons ATGGCTGCTGCGAAGGCGGGTGTAGACTTGGAAACGAGGGACGgcggaagcggcggcggcggcggcggctccttcAGCGAGGAGAGGCTTGTTGATAAGCTCAACAAGCTCAACAACACAGCGGCAAGCATTCAGA CACTTTCGCAATGGTGCATTTTTCACCGCAAGAGGGCCAGAAGGGTTGTAGACACATGGGAAAAGCAGTTCAGTAGTGCAACAGAGGATAAGAAAATATCATTCCTATTTCTATCAAATGATATCTTGCAAAACAGTAAGCGCAAGGGAGGAGATTATGTGCATGAGTTCTGGAGGGTTTTACCCAGATCGTtgaaacatgtctacaaaaatGGGGGAGAAGAAGGAATGAAACTGGTGGCGAGACTA ATAGGAATTTGGGATGAACGCAAAGTTTTTGGAACTCGTATTGAAAGTTTGAAAGACAACATTTTTGGTGACAACCCTCCTATATTCAATAACAATGGGAATAAGAATAATTCAAATCCTAGCTCTAAGCCCTTAAATTCCAAAGTTGCAAGGAAGGATTCCAGTACAGTACTAAAA AAACTGACTGTTGGTGGTATGCCTGAAAAGATTGTGACTGCATACCAAGCTGTGCTTGATCAACATTTTGATGAAGACACAGCTTTGAACAAATGTAAGAGTACTGTTAGTGTTCTAGAAAAGATAAAGAAAAATATAGACGATGCTAGTACCAAAG GTGATCAGCCTGCCTCAACAATGATTTCCGATCTTCAAGAACAGGAAACTATCCTGAAGCAGTGCATTTCTCAACTTGAAAGTGTAGATGTTGCAAGGATATCACTGCTAAATCAATTAAAAGAAGCTCTCATTGAACAG GAGTCAAAGTCAGAAATTCTTCGCATCCAGTTGCAA GTTGCTCGAGCAGAGGCTGAACATGCCATTCAACTTAGGCAACGATTTGGTGGTGCCGTTGTCGCAAATGGCACAGGATCTAGTTCTAGTCTGCTAATGATTACCCCAACAGAACAAACAGCTG TGGGAGATGAGCCCAAGagaacagcagcagcaatggCAGATAAGCTGGCATCTTTGTCGGCACCTGTGCAGGTTCTGAGCTCCATTTTCTCATCTTTTGTTGCTGAACATGGCGCTTCACTATCTTCCATGAATAGTGAATCGCCTTCTGGGGAACTCTCTGGAGGACCACCGGGCTTCAAGATTGAAAAGAGGCCTAGGCTTGAGAATACCGCACATGGCAGTGACATGGGTGCACCTCCCTTTCCTGTGCAAGTGCCACAGATGCAACAACAGATTGGAGCAGTGCCCACGCAACTACCAGCGCAGATCAACCAAGCACCAGGTCCATttgcaccacctccaccgccattTTTGCCACCACTTCTGCAACAATTTGGTCAAAGTACTGGAGGAATGATGGGAATGGGACCTTTTGGGATGATGGCCGGCTCTATGCCACCTCCGCCTCCAGTGTCCAACATTATGCCGACAGGTTTTCCAGGACCAAGTGGtccaccacctccacctccgCTTCCACCGGCTCAGAACCAAGCCCAGCAGCAGTCTCCTCAGGCACCACAGCAATCACCCACATCAGCAGGATTCTTCCAATCATCAGCAGGCATGGGGTTCTTCCCACCAGTGCAGGTGCAGCAGTCTCCGTCTGCTCAACGACAATGA
- the LOC8070377 gene encoding splicing factor 1 isoform X1, giving the protein MAAAKAGVDLETRDGGSGGGGGGSFSEERLVDKLNKLNNTAASIQTLSQWCIFHRKRARRVVDTWEKQFSSATEDKKISFLFLSNDILQNSKRKGGDYVHEFWRVLPRSLKHVYKNGGEEGMKLVARLIGIWDERKVFGTRIESLKDNIFGDNPPIFNNNGNKNNSNPSSKPLNSKVARKDSSTVLKKLTVGGMPEKIVTAYQAVLDQHFDEDTALNKCKSTVSVLEKIKKNIDDASTKGDQPASTMISDLQEQETILKQCISQLESVDVARISLLNQLKEALIEQESKSEILRIQLQVARAEAEHAIQLRQRFGGAVVANGTGSSSSLLMITPTEQTAGMIKGSGVRLMSPQLQSLNPAISLAPTVSAVGDEPKRTAAAMADKLASLSAPVQVLSSIFSSFVAEHGASLSSMNSESPSGELSGGPPGFKIEKRPRLENTAHGSDMGAPPFPVQVPQMQQQIGAVPTQLPAQINQAPGPFAPPPPPFLPPLLQQFGQSTGGMMGMGPFGMMAGSMPPPPPVSNIMPTGFPGPSGPPPPPPLPPAQNQAQQQSPQAPQQSPTSAGFFQSSAGMGFFPPVQVQQSPSAQRQ; this is encoded by the exons ATGGCTGCTGCGAAGGCGGGTGTAGACTTGGAAACGAGGGACGgcggaagcggcggcggcggcggcggctccttcAGCGAGGAGAGGCTTGTTGATAAGCTCAACAAGCTCAACAACACAGCGGCAAGCATTCAGA CACTTTCGCAATGGTGCATTTTTCACCGCAAGAGGGCCAGAAGGGTTGTAGACACATGGGAAAAGCAGTTCAGTAGTGCAACAGAGGATAAGAAAATATCATTCCTATTTCTATCAAATGATATCTTGCAAAACAGTAAGCGCAAGGGAGGAGATTATGTGCATGAGTTCTGGAGGGTTTTACCCAGATCGTtgaaacatgtctacaaaaatGGGGGAGAAGAAGGAATGAAACTGGTGGCGAGACTA ATAGGAATTTGGGATGAACGCAAAGTTTTTGGAACTCGTATTGAAAGTTTGAAAGACAACATTTTTGGTGACAACCCTCCTATATTCAATAACAATGGGAATAAGAATAATTCAAATCCTAGCTCTAAGCCCTTAAATTCCAAAGTTGCAAGGAAGGATTCCAGTACAGTACTAAAA AAACTGACTGTTGGTGGTATGCCTGAAAAGATTGTGACTGCATACCAAGCTGTGCTTGATCAACATTTTGATGAAGACACAGCTTTGAACAAATGTAAGAGTACTGTTAGTGTTCTAGAAAAGATAAAGAAAAATATAGACGATGCTAGTACCAAAG GTGATCAGCCTGCCTCAACAATGATTTCCGATCTTCAAGAACAGGAAACTATCCTGAAGCAGTGCATTTCTCAACTTGAAAGTGTAGATGTTGCAAGGATATCACTGCTAAATCAATTAAAAGAAGCTCTCATTGAACAG GAGTCAAAGTCAGAAATTCTTCGCATCCAGTTGCAA GTTGCTCGAGCAGAGGCTGAACATGCCATTCAACTTAGGCAACGATTTGGTGGTGCCGTTGTCGCAAATGGCACAGGATCTAGTTCTAGTCTGCTAATGATTACCCCAACAGAACAAACAGCTGGTATGATAAAGGGTTCTGGAGTAAGGCTAATGTCTCCCCAGTTACAGTCACTGAATCCAGCAATCTCACTTGCCCCTACGGTCAGTGCAGTGGGAGATGAGCCCAAGagaacagcagcagcaatggCAGATAAGCTGGCATCTTTGTCGGCACCTGTGCAGGTTCTGAGCTCCATTTTCTCATCTTTTGTTGCTGAACATGGCGCTTCACTATCTTCCATGAATAGTGAATCGCCTTCTGGGGAACTCTCTGGAGGACCACCGGGCTTCAAGATTGAAAAGAGGCCTAGGCTTGAGAATACCGCACATGGCAGTGACATGGGTGCACCTCCCTTTCCTGTGCAAGTGCCACAGATGCAACAACAGATTGGAGCAGTGCCCACGCAACTACCAGCGCAGATCAACCAAGCACCAGGTCCATttgcaccacctccaccgccattTTTGCCACCACTTCTGCAACAATTTGGTCAAAGTACTGGAGGAATGATGGGAATGGGACCTTTTGGGATGATGGCCGGCTCTATGCCACCTCCGCCTCCAGTGTCCAACATTATGCCGACAGGTTTTCCAGGACCAAGTGGtccaccacctccacctccgCTTCCACCGGCTCAGAACCAAGCCCAGCAGCAGTCTCCTCAGGCACCACAGCAATCACCCACATCAGCAGGATTCTTCCAATCATCAGCAGGCATGGGGTTCTTCCCACCAGTGCAGGTGCAGCAGTCTCCGTCTGCTCAACGACAATGA